One genomic window of Cupriavidus malaysiensis includes the following:
- the groL gene encoding chaperonin GroEL (60 kDa chaperone family; promotes refolding of misfolded polypeptides especially under stressful conditions; forms two stacked rings of heptamers to form a barrel-shaped 14mer; ends can be capped by GroES; misfolded proteins enter the barrel where they are refolded when GroES binds) codes for MAAKDVVFSDAARAKVVEGVNILANAVKVTLGPKGRNVVLERSFGGPTVTKDGVSVAKEIELQDKLQNIGAQLVKEVAAKTSDNAGDGTTTATVLAQAIVREGVKYVAAGLNPQDLKRGIDKAVAVAIEELRRISKPTTTSKEIAQVGTISANGESAIGERIAEAIDKVGKEGVITVEDGKSLGDELEVVEGMQFDRGYLSPYFINQPEKQIVALEQPYLLLVDKKISSIRDLLPVLEQVAKAGRPLLIVAEDVEGEALATLVVNNIRGILKVAAVKAPGFGDRRKALLEDIAILTAGTVISEEIGLTLEKAGLHDLGQASRVEIGKENTTIIGGGGEAARIQARVQQIRAQIEEASSDYDREKLQERVAKLAGGVAVLKVGGATEVEVKEKKARVEDALHATRAAVEEGIVPGGGVALIRARAAVRGVAGANADQEAGVKIVLRALEEPLRQIVANAGEEASVVVARVAEASGNFGYNAATGEYGDLVEGGVVDPTKVTRTALQNAASVAGLILTTDAAVFELPKGEEPSVAQGPGAGAGLDF; via the coding sequence ATGGCAGCGAAAGACGTAGTGTTCAGCGACGCAGCACGGGCCAAGGTGGTCGAAGGCGTCAACATCCTGGCCAACGCGGTCAAGGTCACGCTGGGCCCGAAGGGCCGCAACGTGGTGCTGGAGCGCAGCTTCGGCGGCCCGACCGTGACCAAGGACGGCGTGTCCGTGGCCAAGGAGATCGAGCTGCAGGACAAGTTGCAGAACATCGGCGCGCAACTCGTCAAGGAAGTCGCGGCCAAGACCAGCGACAACGCCGGCGATGGCACCACCACGGCGACCGTGCTGGCCCAGGCCATCGTGCGCGAGGGGGTGAAGTACGTGGCGGCCGGACTCAATCCGCAGGATCTCAAGCGCGGCATCGACAAGGCGGTGGCCGTGGCCATCGAGGAGCTGCGCCGCATCAGCAAGCCCACCACCACCAGCAAGGAGATCGCCCAGGTCGGCACCATCTCGGCCAACGGCGAGAGCGCCATCGGCGAGCGCATCGCCGAGGCCATCGACAAGGTGGGCAAGGAGGGCGTGATCACCGTGGAAGACGGCAAGTCGCTCGGCGATGAGCTGGAGGTGGTCGAGGGCATGCAGTTCGACCGCGGCTACCTGTCGCCCTATTTCATCAACCAGCCGGAGAAGCAGATCGTCGCGCTGGAGCAGCCCTACCTGCTGCTGGTGGACAAGAAGATCTCCAGCATCCGCGACCTGCTGCCGGTGCTGGAGCAGGTGGCCAAGGCCGGCCGGCCGCTGCTGATCGTGGCGGAAGACGTCGAGGGCGAGGCGCTGGCCACGCTGGTGGTCAACAATATCCGCGGCATCCTCAAGGTGGCCGCGGTGAAGGCGCCGGGCTTCGGCGACCGCCGCAAGGCCCTGCTGGAAGACATCGCCATCCTGACCGCCGGTACCGTTATTTCCGAGGAGATCGGCCTGACGCTGGAGAAGGCCGGGCTGCATGACCTGGGCCAGGCCTCGCGCGTGGAGATCGGCAAGGAGAACACCACCATCATCGGCGGGGGAGGCGAGGCGGCGCGCATCCAGGCGCGCGTGCAGCAGATCCGTGCCCAGATCGAGGAAGCCAGCTCGGACTATGACCGCGAGAAGCTGCAGGAACGCGTGGCCAAGCTGGCCGGTGGCGTGGCCGTGCTCAAGGTGGGTGGCGCGACCGAAGTCGAAGTGAAGGAAAAGAAGGCACGCGTGGAGGACGCGCTGCACGCTACCCGCGCGGCCGTGGAAGAAGGCATTGTCCCCGGCGGCGGCGTGGCGCTGATCCGTGCCCGCGCGGCCGTGCGCGGCGTCGCGGGAGCCAACGCCGACCAGGAAGCCGGCGTGAAGATCGTGCTGCGGGCGCTGGAAGAGCCGCTGCGGCAGATCGTCGCCAATGCCGGCGAGGAAGCCAGCGTGGTGGTGGCGCGTGTCGCCGAAGCCAGCGGCAATTTCGGCTACAACGCCGCCACCGGCGAGTACGGCGACCTGGTCGAGGGCGGCGTGGTGGACCCGACCAAGGT
- the groES gene encoding co-chaperone GroES translates to MSLRPLHDRVIVKRSENETRTQSGIVIPDNAAEKPDQGEVVAVGPGRRNEAGERIAPDLRVGDRVLFGKYAGQAVKIGGEELLVLREEDVVAVVER, encoded by the coding sequence ATGAGCCTTCGCCCATTGCATGACCGCGTGATCGTCAAGCGGTCGGAAAACGAAACCCGTACCCAGTCCGGCATCGTCATCCCGGACAACGCCGCCGAGAAGCCCGACCAGGGCGAGGTGGTGGCGGTCGGTCCCGGCCGCCGCAACGAAGCCGGCGAGCGTATCGCGCCGGACCTGCGCGTGGGCGATCGCGTGCTGTTCGGCAAGTACGCCGGGCAGGCGGTGAAGATCGGCGGCGAGGAGCTGCTGGTGCTGCGCGAAGAGGACGTGGTCGCGGTGGTCGAGCGCTGA
- a CDS encoding nitroreductase family protein translates to MTQPRQADHDIDPLFLQRWSPRAFTAEAIAPQTLLRFFEAARWAPSGYNAQPWRFIYARRDTPDWQPLFASLSEYNQSWAARAAVLVAVLSRKTWTAPGKSEPQPVATHSFDAGAAWANLALQATAAGWHAHGIGGFDKARLREALGIPEDYAIEAVVAIGRQGDKSLLPEALQAREQPNERLPLARLVSEGRFAFAED, encoded by the coding sequence ATGACCCAGCCACGCCAAGCCGACCACGACATCGATCCGCTGTTCCTGCAGCGCTGGTCGCCCCGCGCCTTCACGGCGGAAGCCATCGCGCCGCAGACCTTGCTGCGCTTCTTCGAGGCCGCACGCTGGGCACCGTCCGGCTACAACGCGCAGCCCTGGCGCTTCATCTATGCGCGGCGCGACACGCCGGACTGGCAGCCGCTCTTCGCCTCGCTGTCGGAGTACAACCAGAGCTGGGCCGCGCGCGCGGCCGTGCTGGTGGCGGTGCTGTCGCGCAAGACCTGGACCGCGCCGGGCAAGAGCGAGCCGCAGCCGGTCGCCACGCATTCCTTCGACGCGGGTGCCGCCTGGGCCAACCTGGCGCTGCAGGCCACCGCGGCGGGCTGGCACGCCCACGGCATCGGCGGCTTCGACAAGGCGCGCCTGCGCGAGGCGCTCGGCATTCCCGAGGACTACGCCATCGAAGCGGTGGTGGCCATCGGCCGGCAGGGCGACAAGTCCTTGCTGCCCGAGGCGCTACAGGCGCGCGAGCAGCCCAACGAGCGCCTGCCGCTGGCGCGACTGGTCAG